The DNA sequence GCAATTTCAAGATATTTGCAATAAATGCATACAGACAGAGACAGAGACGAGAAAATACACATACCACAACTTTAATTTTAGCCACATTATTTTCCCTTGCACTGTTTTCCTTCACATTTGTAGGTAATACAACTAATGCATCTCCATCAGTTTGCCCTCTTTGTTGTTTGCTGGTAAACACCTCAAGATCACTGTCAAAAGCTTCACTGACAACAGGCATAAAAGGTGATTGCTCAAATGGTTCTGTCATTACATGCTGAAACCAAAAGGTAACTGTCACAACACTAAAAAGAGACTAAAAATTACAAATGCTTAGGTTCTATGCAAATAACTCATTTTTAATCGACAAAATGACAAATAGTAACACACGTCAGATAGAAGCTCCGTGTCATCCATAGAATGAAGATCTAAAAGACCAGCTCCAAAATCCCCTCTGAACTCAGGAGAATGAAAGCCATCCATTGCAGAAACCCCACCAGAACTTTGTGCAGGCGGAGTATATGGCTCTGAATTATAGTCCCCATTGAGATTGAGGTTTCTCATTAGTTTAAAAAGCCTTTGCTTCTCTTCAGCAGATTGTGCTCCATAACCCTAAAAAAGGTATTATAAAAACACCCCAATAATCACAGGCTGATAATTCCACacatttattaaaattaaaaacgTTAATGACTGTTATTGCCATACCAAAtcttattatttataaatgaaatgTTAAAAAAAACTCTAAATCACGATCCACAAATATAAAGCATAGCAGATAATGAAACAATAGGCACAAATCTTATAAACCCTTGCAAATATCTTGGCACATTCCACCAAAGACATAAAGGTAATTCAATGACTCAACTATAATATATAAAAGAAAAAATTCAGTTGTACCTGCATGAGCATATTGCGATGATCATTTGCGGCAGACGTAGCCAAGGGTGAGGCCAGATGCTGCAACCCTGCGGACTGCAGCCACCGTGCCATGACAGCATCTCCAGCATCACTCGCAGAACCTGCATTATGCAGTGATCCGCCGGTGGTGCTGGGCTGCTCATACATTGCAGTTGCTGCAGTGTTGGTCTGCTGCATCTGGCCACCCATGTGGCGCTGTGATCGGCGTTGAGGAGCCAATTTTCCTAATTTACTCGAACAACGCTTCAAATGACCAAACAAAACAAAGTCAATCAATATTACACATCAAAACACTAATCCAAATATGCTTACACAAACATACAATTACTCGAAACGTACTTGATTACTGCTtcaacaaaccaaataaaaaatGAAATTAATCTAATATAAAAAAGCATTCAACAATAATACAGCAAATACCTTAATCTATCTTTCTATCCAAATACATATGTATGTCTGAAACTAAGTAAATTACGCAGAAATAGGTAATAGATAAATCCAAAGAAACACGAGAATCGAATTCCAATACAAATCATACTAATTCATATTCATCAATTGGTGATTGTAATATTGAATTGCATATATGTAACTGTAGCCCTAAGAATTTCAATTTTATGTTACAATAATCACAACAAAATTGCATTATTCTGCCACGTCATATCCCTATACATACATAATATGTGTAAGAACAAATAGAAACAAACAAAAAACAGattatgaaattaaatttacgagagagggagagagagagagagggagggagggagagagagagggagagagggagaggggggggagggagagagagagggggggagagagagagagagagagagagagagagagatattACGAGATTGTGGAAATGATATTGAGATTTGAATCGGAGAGGGATGAAAAGAAGAAATTAACCCCAATTGTGTAGGGGAGAGGAGAGTAATGGTGGTGGTGTTTGGTGATGAATTGGGATCTCAAATTTTGGATTTAGGAGGGAGGATAATTAATTAAGACGCGACGAAATGAAATGAAATGGAGAAGAAGAGTGTAATTTACACTTCCTGATGCGTGTTAATAAACAACGTAACCTTTCAATTTTCATACATGCTctttcaaataaaaaaattacaatcaACTTTTATATATAGCGGCAAGAGTAAAGTTCTACAGACTCCACCTTTTAATTGGAGTTCTCGGAGTCCATCTAtattctgcaaataaaatatcttctaaaacatgttatcttgcaaaacatgttttacaaatatcattatttgaataaaatcatgcaaatcgcatatatttacaagtacaatatgtacgttctgcaacatgaacatttatgttctgcaaactaagtATATTTTctagaataatatattttgcaatgttctacttgtaaaatctatgcaatctgcaagattttcaataaaattgtgatatttgtagaatatcATTCGAAAAATAATACGTTCTGCCAcaatttaagctatattttacttgcagaacatatatggattCCAAAGACTCCAATGAAATAGTGAACTTCATAGTGGCAAATTGTGAAATAAATAAAAAGTATTAACCGTTGATAAGAATTGAAAAATGGATGGCAGGGTGTGATAGGTATGTTATAATCTTTTGTTAATTGAgaatgaatattaaataattattcaaaaatttagagtatttattcaaaatttagagtATTTGTTTTTGCGAATAGGCTTAATAGTATAAAGATGTGAATGTAGTCGCAGATAACGTCACTCTCTTCGTGATTAATTGTTTTAAACAAGTTTTATTTTTTCGTTAAAGTTTTGCGAACATATAATTTATCAACCTGTTTGGGATCGAAAGTTTTATACGGGtatgataactcctggtggcggggctgctccttcgccggcgtcctggatccttcgccgctgtggaggtgtagctgcggtggggttcctacaaaacaacaccggaaggggggttggagtcccgcggcgcctccggccTGAGAGTAAGAACTAGATTTTTGGGAAGATGGAGATGAATATGGATGTAAGGTTGTTGTGTGTGTGTATGAGTGTGTAAGAATGATTAACCCAAAACCTCActttcttgggctatttatagcctaagggtagggttttggggttggtacctttgaatcgtagccattggttttgggagcggaggacacctgacGGGAGTGGATGCTTAACACGTGTCAGCGCGGGACTGgtcgaggaatgttctgaggatcctctgacacgtgccctgattattcccatgattgatgtgtgacagttgtccccgtcacgtgtttgggccaacgtctcacgtgtTGGGGTTTATCAAGGTTCTGCTTGCGGGACTGAGCTAGTCAGGAGTGGTAGTGTGCGGGACTACTCCTTCCAGGAGCTGTGTTgagttaggagcctaggagtaggcctcccaggagctgtatggagttaggagcttaaGAGTAGGCGttccaggagctgtatggagttaggagttTAGGAGTAGGCCTACCAGGAGTCATATATACTATCAGGGTACACATTCAAAAAAAATATTCTCACTGTTCAAATTACATGTCCACTTTGGATAAAAAAAATTGTTTCAAAATAGTTGTTTACTCCAACTTTCGGTGTAGGTTTATGATTTCAAAATCAACCATATTCCCCGTATCTCAAACTTTTATCTTTAAGATTAATTAGATATCACATATTTTAATGTAAATAATAAAActtttttttttatcaatttttacTTTTCTGTATAATTTTTTAAAAGCGGACATATAAATTGAAACGGAGGTAGCAACCGTAATAATATGTACTATCATTGTTTCAAAACTGGAAGACATAATTATTTGTAGGTGTTCCATCACAGAGTTGTAGCAAAATTGTCCTAAACATAGTGTTTATGGAAAGATTAATTAACAAAAGCAGCTCTAATTTTATGGCAAAGCACAAGCAAAAATCTCTCAGCATGTCTGCTCCTTTTTCCCACATGATTTTAGATGATCATGAGCTTTACAAGTATACTATATGGACATTGATGTATGTTAAAAAATTCATGTGGGGATACATCTTGTTGGTAGATCTCAATGTTAAAGTTACAAACTTCAAATTTGTGGCCAGACTCATTATGTCCACTATGGTTGAAAATAAATTAAAGGGGTTTGCTTTAACTTGAAGCAAATGTGAGGTTGAGATCCAACAAACAATTAATTAAGCTCTAAATTCTAATTTTTGAATTAAAGGTTCATTATTTCCTTGACCTGTGATGTGCTTTTTAAAAGGTTGGTTATAATGATAGTACAATATTCTTAAAGTTGTTTACTAGGTAGGTTAATAAGTTGATTTGATTTACGgaaattttttattttcaaaactGAATAATCTTAAGATCGACTTTTTTATTTTCAAAACTGAATACCATGAAAAGACGAAATTACTCTTAcattatttttctttctttgttGTTTTATTATTGAGGGGGTTTTACCTTTTTCATATTTTGATTGCTTTCGAAATTAGAAATATGCTCCGGAAATAGTATTTCCCTTGATTAATCTTTTTAAGAATTAAGGTTAACTTTTCAGGGTTTATTTCATTTGATTAATTATCTAGTGAAATTGAATTTTTATAAGAACTTACATTTTAAAAAATCCAGCATTAGCAAATAAAGTTGTGTGATTTAGGACTAAAGTTATACGTTTGATCTTATTAGCTATGTGTTTACAGCCTTTGTGTGGACAACCATACCAAACTCTTAGCTGTTCAACTCAAAACATAAGATATGTGCAGTGTACTCTCTGCACATATTAGACAATGGACATGCACAAGGTCAACAACAATTCTACTCCGAAACATATTTTTCTTTTGAACTAGGCGAATGTGGAATTTTTCACCAATGTTCTGCTATTTAGTTTCCACTTTCCAGTTTTCCGATTTCGGCAATTAGGTTTATACGTTTTCTCATTGTGTTTTGATTAGAATAATTGTTCCGAACTCTATCCCTTTCACCAGTATGGTAAACATTTGAAAGGAATATATCGCTTGCGCCCAGAAAGAGTTGTGAAAACTCGACTAATCACCAGGATACTTTAACCAACAAAGCCACCGGTATACAACATCCTCAAGTGAGTTGTGGAAACACAATCAACAATAACAGATATCTTGATCAACAAAGCCATGCATATGAAATGAGATCAATTTATACACCACCATCAAATCCTCCGTCAAATATTAACCAAAAGACCTCTTCACAAATCTCTAAGAGCAAACTCGCACTAGCACATCTTATCCAGAATGCTTCCAGTGCTAGTTAGCCAAACAACATAATCTATAATATTACCAACACTTATAAAGTCTCTAACACCCTTACATAACTCCTCATaccaaaaaaaaaagaaattataTTCTTTTCAACAAGTTGTACTAGGAGTAGAGGCAGCTGTAGCTGGTATTACAGCACATTACTCCAAGGCAAGATAGCATTATACGGTGGGAAGAAAGAGAAGAAATTGAACGAAACAACCCAAAACTGCCACTTCATTAAAATCAGGTAAAAGTCGTGGATTAATCCAAAAAGGACTGAATATTGGAAGAGTTCTAAAGCCCGAGTTCGAGGCAGTACAAAATTTTGAAGCCAAATCATAAAAACATAACAATAACTAAAAGTACAACAAGAACACCACCAATAATAGAGCTAGAACTTTTTCTAGCACTTAATCTCCTTCAACCCATGGCCAAAGTATAAAAAGGTTGGATCAGCTGAACCATCCTTGTAATAAGCAAACACCAAGCTGCCGTCATCATGCATACTCTCTCCAACAAAACTGCAGTAACAAAGGGATCAGCAAGTTGCATCAAAGATCAATTTAAGAACATGCAATGGAAATGAGATAAATCTATAGTTACACAACACCAGAAGCTAAGGAGAGAGTTATATTTAGCTTACAATTGGAGGTCCTTAATCTTCCCGAGCAGATATTTGGTTGCCCCTTCTATACCCTTCTTGAATTCCTCTTGCTTATCGGCCTCCAACTTGGGTGTCAAAGTTTTAATGTACTTCTTGATGAAACCAACAAATTGCTTCTTGTCAAAAGGAGGTTGCTCCTACAGTTAAAAGATATTCATGTCAACCTGCAAGTTACATTTATTTCTAGATTGAAAAAATGTGAGTACTCTGAAATTTAACTCACCTGGAGTCTAAAAGTGTCTACAATATCAACCACCTTCTGAGCTTGATCATCAACACCCTCATCTTCACCCCCACCCTCAGCAGAAGGGTTTGCACCAATGTTCACATCAACTGCTCCTTGCACAACCCACTACAATATTCAAGTAACATGCTACCAATCAGTATTCAGacattaaaaacataaaaacaagACGATCTTATCTTCTACATGAGAGTAATAAAAAGCTAACCTTTCCCTCAACTTCCCACAGGCACCCGTTCTCAATTTCCTTGTACGGGAACGAATCTGAAAGAAGCTCATCGCCTGAAAGGATAAAAATTTGTTACAAAACACCTCATAAATCTAACAAGCTTTATAAGAAACTATCTACGATAACAACAAATATCCACAATATATTTTacaaacaaaataataaatatgtgATCTATGATCACCCACATATCATGCTTACAAACAAAATCTGATATAAATACAATTTTCATGTTTTAAAGTTATAAGTGGTTATCATTATTATGGCAAATTATAATTTTATAGATTTGATGTGGTTGTCTATATAAAAGTAAAATAGAGTGATGATGTATTGGAGAGAACTAAGAAAACTTATAATGAAAACAGGTATTCAACAATGAAGTGAGATAGAGTGATGTATTGAGTGATGTATTGGAGAGAACTTAAGAATATGTATTGGAGGCATTAGGTATTTAACAAATCCTAATTATAGATTTCATAATTGAAAAATCAATTATAAACTATAATAATTTATGAGATGCCTTTTTCAAATTTATGAatctatatataaataaatataactaACTAGTTTGATAAAAAATTAGAAGGGCTAATACTTGAAAAATTGAAAACAAAACTTTTCCCAATTTTTCTGCTCTCAGAATGTATATGAAAAACTATATCGACTATCGAGTTATGATGGCTAACTAACAATATTGACCTAATCAATACAAGTACATCCTCAAATCAGATCTACACAAGCACCCAATCATGGACAAAATTCAATTGAACCAATATCCGATTCTAATAGATAACAATCAGCTAAACGCAGATCTACACAAATACAATTAAGATCAAATCAAAATCAGTTCAAAACAGCAAATTAACTCCAATCAAATACTTAAACAACTAATCAAACACAAATAAATGAAAACAGTAAAATTCTACCAATATAATTGAGAAAGATAGTTACCAGTAAGTAAATCTTGATAAACCAACATGTTTACTGGCTGCAGGGAGAGAATAACAATGAATCGCAGAGAGAGTTTGTGTTTCCAGAGAGATCTGAATTAGATtgtattatgtgtttatatatctGTGCCCGTGCGTGTGGCGGTGTGTGTTGAGGGTTTGGGGATTGCGATTTCGAGTAGGAAAAGATTAATTGAATTTACCAAAATAGGAAGCTGATTTGTATTTAATTACAATCATATCCTTTCTCAATTACTTTTGTTGTTTTCTCGGTCCGTTTTCCTACTGATTTCTGCGTCGATCCCGGTGTTTAAAAATAGTAGCATAAATCTCGTGCGATACACGggttcccattaatattttaaattttatttatccagttatattatatttttaaaatatctatataaatatataat is a window from the Apium graveolens cultivar Ventura chromosome 1, ASM990537v1, whole genome shotgun sequence genome containing:
- the LOC141677864 gene encoding translationally-controlled tumor protein homolog; this encodes MLVYQDLLTGDELLSDSFPYKEIENGCLWEVEGKWVVQGAVDVNIGANPSAEGGGEDEGVDDQAQKVVDIVDTFRLQEQPPFDKKQFVGFIKKYIKTLTPKLEADKQEEFKKGIEGATKYLLGKIKDLQFFVGESMHDDGSLVFAYYKDGSADPTFLYFGHGLKEIKC